In the Ursus arctos isolate Adak ecotype North America unplaced genomic scaffold, UrsArc2.0 scaffold_19, whole genome shotgun sequence genome, one interval contains:
- the SYCE1L gene encoding synaptonemal complex central element protein 1-like: MAAKLEPLKIEPSKVVEEAEEAEGQTKSLKMTEDLLAMVKKLQKEGSLEPQIEDLINRINELQQAKKKSSEELGEAQDLWDTLHKELDSLNGEKAHLEEVLSKKQEALRILQLHCQRKESGAQKKNMLQECTEKISVYNSQVAENYRQKKLGLHVEEQLENLMGQHKDLWEFHMLKQRLAWEIRALQSSKEQLLTEEKLARAKLEEVERQLSLPPEVGGARAVNDGLKAELEKFGGQGPAQIHCIPKDEAGKVEADPELPGAISEDLEPPPEQ; the protein is encoded by the exons GGCAGACCAAGTCTTTGAAGATGACTGAAGACCTGCTGGCAATGGTGAAAAAGCTGCAGAAAG AGGGAAGCCTGGAGCCACAGATTGAAGACCTGATTAACCGGATTAATGAGCTTCAGCAAG caaagaagaaatccagTGAGGAACTAGGAGAAGCCCAAGATCTCTGGGATACCCTGCATAAGGAATTGGACTCCT TGAATGGAGAGAAAGCGCACCTAGAGGAGGTCTTGAGCAAAAAGCAAG AGGCACTGAGGATCCTCCAGCTGCACTGCCAAAGGAAGGAAAGTGGAGCTCAGAA GAAGAACATGTTGCAGGAGTGCACGGAGAAAATTTCCGTCTATAACTCTCAGGTTGCAGAGAATTACAGACAGAAGAAGCTGGG GTTGCACGTTGAAGAACAGCTGGAGAATTTGATGGGCCAACACAAGGACCTCTGGGAATTCCAC ATGTTGAAGCAGCGCCTGGCCTGGGAGATACGTGCCCTGCAGAGCAGCAAGGAGCAGTTGCTCACTGAAG AGAAACTGGCGCGGGCCAAGCTAGAGGAGGTGGAGCGGCAGCTGAGCTTGCCACCCGAGGTCGGGGGCGCCCGGGCGGTGAACGAtgg GCTGAAGGCGGAGCTGGAGAAATTCGGGGGACAGGGTCCTGCCCAAATCCATTGCATCCCAAAGGACGAGGCCGGCAAAGTAGAG GCTGACCCCGAGCTCCCTGGCGCTATCAGTGAGGACCTGGAGCCGCCCCCAGAGCAATAG